The stretch of DNA CACGGGTTACACCACTTGCTTCGTCAACAATAGCTTGTCTGCTTTCGGTTAGTCTGTTAAAAAGTGTAGATTTTCCAACATTCGGACGACCTACTATTGCTACTATGTTGCTCATTTTTGTTTTATAAATGATGATTATTTAAGGCTACGAAATTACGAATTAACATTTAGGGATTTGAATTTTGAGTTTCTCAATTAATCACCCACCTTACTCCTCCCTCAAGGGAGGAATCCATCGCACAATGCTAACTTCCGTCTTCCAACTTCTGACTTCCAACTACTGATTATACCCAAATCGTTTTAATTGGTTGTCGTTGTCTCTCCAATCTTTACTTACTTTAACGTAAAGTTCTAAAAACACTTTGTTTTGTACAAAAGTTTCAATGTCTTTACGGGCTTCAGTACCAATTTTCTTCAATTCTTTTCCTTGGTGACCAATAATAATACCTTTTTGAGAATCACGTGCCACAATAATTATTGCTCTAATTTTTACAATATGAGGAAACTCCTTGTATTCTTCCACTTCAACCTCACAAGAGTATGGGATTTCCTTTTGGTAATTCATCAATATTTTCTCGCGTATAATTTCCGACACGAAAAACTTCTCTGGTTTATCCGTCAACGCATCTTTATCGTAATACGGTTCGCCTTCAGGCAGAAGTTCTTTTATGCGTTCAAAAATATTGTCGATATTAAATCCGTGCAGAGCAGATAGTGGATAGATTTGAGCTTTTGGCAATTCTTTTTTCCAGAACGCTACTTTTTCCTCTAAAAATTGTTGGTCAACTTCGTCTATTTTATTGATGAGTAAAAGGATTGGTGTGTCGGTTTTCTTTAAGCTGTTTAAGATATCAGCATCACGAAACCTGTTTTCTTTTACCTCTACCATAAACAGAATAACATCAGCATCTGATAAAGCCGATTTTACAAAAGTCATCATGCTTTGGTGCATTTTGTAGGCAGGTTCTAAAACACCTGGAGTATCGGAAAACACAATTTGATGATTTTCGTCGTTAACAATACCTAAAATACGGTGTCGAGTAGTTTGTGCTTTAGAGGTGATAATGGATAAACGTTCGCCCACCAAAGCGTTCATAAGCGTTGATTTTCCTACGTTTGGGTTGCCAATAATGTTTACAAAGCCTGATTTATGCATTATTTATAGATAAAATTTGAATACAAAGAAACTAAATATTATATTTGCAGCCCGATAAACAGAAAGATAGTTCTTAAAATATATCGCGGGGTGGAGTCCGTCAGCTGACGGAGAAGCTCGTTGGGCTCATATCCGTCAATTGACGGACAACGGTTCGAGTTGAAAGAAATGATAAGGATTACGATAGTCCTCTAAATATATCGCGGGGTGGAGCAGTTGGTAGCTCGTTGGGCTCATAACCCAAAGGTCATCGGTTCGAGTCCGGTCCCCGCTACTTGAGAAAAGCTTCGAAGAAATTCGAGGCTTTTTTATTTTAAAAAAAATGTATAAAGTATATATATTATACTCAAGGAATTTCAATAAAATCTATATTGGATATACGTCTAATTTAGAAGGTAGATTTATTTCTCACAATGAAAAAGCAACAAAAGGTTATACAATAAAATATAGACCATGGGTAATTGCTTTTTTTGAAGAATTCGAGAGTAAATCAGAAGCTATTAAACGTGAGAAAGAATTAAAATCAAGTAGAGGAAGAGCTTTTGTTTGGGAAAAGATTAATGAATTAGGACTCATTCACTAATCGTCGGACTTATGTAATGGTACAGCTGCATTGAGTTTCTTAGCATTGCAGGAGTTTTTTATTTCTCTTTATTTAAGTTTTGTTCCCAAAGCCAAGCCGATTTTACCATGTCGTTAATATTGTAGTTGGTTTTCCAACCCAATACTTTTAGTGCTTTGCTCGAATCGGAGTAAATACTTTCTACATCACCTTGTCGGCGAGGACCAAACTTGTAATTTAACTTGATGTTGTTTTGTTGCTCAAAGGCATTGATAATTTCCAGCACGCTCACACCATTACCACTACCTAAATTAATTACATCGTAATTCGGAAAATTGGCATTTTCAAACAATGTTTTTAATGCAGCCACATGTGCAGAAGCAATATCACTTACATGAATGTAATCTCTTACACATGTGCCATCTTTAGTGTTGTAATTGTTGCCAAATACATTTAATTGTTTAATTTTTCCAATAGCTGTTTGCGTTACAAATGGAATTAAGTTGTTAGGTATAGGTTGTATTTCACCATTTAAACCAGAGATATGAGCACCCACAGGGTTAAAGTATCGTAACGAAATGGCTTTCAATTGGTTGTTTGCATAAATAAAATCTTCTATTATTCGTTCTCCAACTTGTTTAGTATATGCATAAGGAGACTCTGCTTTATTTAGTTGTGTTTTCTCGGTAACAGGAAGCGTGTCAATGTTCCCATACACCGAACAGGAAGAAGAAAAGATTAAACTTTTGATGTTGAACTCTTTTTGAAGTGTAAGTATATTTGTTAATCCAATTAAGTTATTGTTGTAATATTTAAGAGGGTTTTCTACTGAATCACCAACCCATTTATGAGCAGCAAAATGAATAATGCCCTTGATGTCTTTATTTTCTTCAAAAACTTTTTTTGTAGCGTCAATGTCTTTTAAATCAACATTATAAAACATTATGGTTTTACCAGTAATTTTCTCAATTCTCTGATAAGTTGTTTCTGTAGAGGTTGAATAGTTATCAATAGAGATAACATCCCAATTTGTATTTTCAAGGATGTCAATTATAGTGTGAGAGCCAATATAACCTGCGCCGCCTGTGATGAGTATTTTCATAACTAGTGTTGACTGTTTTATAAAAAAACAAGGATTTAATTTATCAACTAAATTATGCTAATTTTAAACTTTTCAAAACTATAAATTGAATATTTTAAAAAAGATATCTGTATTTACAGGGGTTAATGTGATTTCTAGTGGAATTTCATTTCTATTATTACCTGTGTTAACAAAATATCTTTCTCCTGAGGATTATGGTGTTTTATCATTATTTACAGCTGCAACTAGTTTTATTGTAGCACTTTTGTCATTTGGAACAACTAATATTATAATGGTAAAGCTATATAGTGAAAAAAATAATTTTGGAAGTTATTTTAGGACATTTTTAGGGCTAATTACCCTCAATATGTTAATTACTGTAGTTTTATTTTTACTTATAACAATGGTATCTCCAAATTTTATGGGATTACCTAAATATTTAATACTCTTTGTTCCAATTGTTGCAATAGGGGTTGTTTTTTTTGAGACTATTTCAACACTAATGACTTATAAAAAACAAACGATTAAGTTTGCCTTGTTTTCGCTTTTTAAATTCTTTATTGAGATAGGTTTAGTTATTTTATTTGTAATAGTTTTGAATTATACTTGGAAAGGTAGAATTTTAGCATTGTTTCTGAGCTTATTAGTAATTGGAATATTTGGGTATAGATACTTAGTAAGTGAAGATTTATTGAAGGGTAAACTTCAATTTGTATTTTATAAAAATCTACTAAAAGAAGGATCTCCTTTAATACTTATGAGTGTATCAATTATGGTTATGAATTTATCTGATAGATTCTATTTAGAAAAAATGGTTGGATTAAAAGAGACAGGTCTTTATAGTGTAGCATATAGTATTGCAAGCATAGAACTACTAGTTATTGGCGCCTCAATGAATGTTTTTAGACCTATGATTTATGATTATTTAGAAAACATAAAGGAAAACAAAAAACGATTATTGAATTTGTCGTTAGTTTTTATACTGTTGACATTAGGGATATTTATTATTATAGCTTTTTCAAATGAGTTTATTTTCAAATATTTTTTAGAGGTTTCGTATGAGTCTGCTTCTATCTTTGTTATACCGTTAACTTTGTCTAGCTTGTTTTGGGGGATATTTAGTTTTTATATTTCATATTATCTTTACTACAAAAAAAACAGAATAATAGGTTTGTTTTCAGTAATTGGTATTGTAATAAATTTAGTATTAAACTATTATTGTATTCTATATTATGGTGCTGTCGGAGCTGCTTATGCTACTTTAATTACTTATTTTTCAATAGCTGTTTTGGCGGTTATTTTTAAAGGGTCTATTTTAAAACAGATTAAAAACTGATGATTAATTTCTTGATAGTTGGAACACCAAAAGCTGGAACGACAGCCCTTCATAATTATTTGAGGCAGCATAATGAAATATTTATGCCTGCAAAAAAAGAAATTCATTTTTTTGGATCAGAGTTTAAATTTGGAAAAACAAGATATAGGAAAAGGATGACAGCTAATGAATATACATCGTTTTTTAAAGATTCAAAAAATAGCCAAATTAAAGGTGAGACATCTGTGTTTTACTTATATTCTAAAGATGCATTTTTAGAGATTAAAGAATATAATGAGAACATGAAAATAATCATAATGTTAAGACATCCAGTTGACTTTCTCATTTCTTATCATCAAGATGCATTATATGTGGGGATTGAAAATGAACCTGATTTTTGGAAGGCACTTGATTTAGAAAAAAATAGAAAACAAGGATTAAATATTCCAATTACTAATAATTTTGAAAAAGGGCTGTATTATTCTGAATTGATTGACTATGCTACTCATATAGAAAAATTTATGAAAACATTTAAGAATAACGTTAAGGTTATTCTTTTTGAAGAATTTTTTTCTAATCCCACAGAAGGTTATAAGGAAGTATTATCATTTTTAGAAGTGAAAAATAATGATTTTAAACTCGAAAATTTTGAAATTATAAATAAAAGAAGAAGTGTTAAAAGCAAGAAATTAAATGCTTTAATCTTTAAACCCAATCGAGTTTTTCGGATTTTATTGAGAATGATTTTTCCTTCCGAAGAATTGAGGTTGAAAATTTTTAAGCGAGTGAGAAAATTAAATACATCTCATCAACAAATTAATGATTTAAATATGGAGGAGAAGATAAAACTTCAAGCATCATATCTACATCAAATAAATATTTTAGAGAAATTACTGAATAGAAATTTAGATATTTGGAAAAACAAATATGTATAGACTTTATAGGAAGATATTTGAAATAAAAGATAAAGTATTCTCTAAGATTAGGATTTTTCATTTATCTTTAAAGTATCCTGGGTTAAAAATTCAAGGAGATACTACCATTGAACGAAATTGTAAAATAGTATGTGTTGATGGTGGTATTTTAACATTAAAAGATACTCATATTAGTGAAGGTACTTATATCATAGCTGCACAGAATGCTATGATTCAAATTTCTAATTCATTTATTGGTCGTAATTGTTTATTATCTGCAAATAAAGAAATTATTATTAAAAATGATTGCCTGATAGCTGAGATGGTTGTTGTAAGAGATCACAATCATAATTATACGCTTTCTGATGAGCTTACAAGTTCACAAGGCAACGATATTGGCTCAATCTATATCGAGAATAATGTCTGGATTGGAACAAAATCTACTGTGCTTAAAGGGGTTACTATTGGTAAGAATGCTGTTGTTGGTGCTCATTCCTTAGTTAATTCGAATTTAGAATCAAATAGTGTAAATGTAGGTGTTCCTGCAAAAAATATAAAACAAGGGTAATAATACCAAAAATTAGCGTGAAACAAATTTTAAAATTTATATATAAAAATATTCCCTTTAAGACTGTCGTTTTTAAAGGAGTGAGAATGTTTAGATTGCCAGAATCAATTTATAAACATTTATATTTTAAGGGTGTTTTTAGGGTTAAAATAAAAAGAGATCAAACATTTCAAATTAATCATTATGGATTTCAAGTCGAAAACGATATTTTTTGGTCTGGTTTGTTTGGAAGGTGGGAAAAAGATTCACTGTTATTGTGGAGCAGATTATGCGAGAAATCGGATGTAATATTTGATATAGGAGCTAATACTGGGGTTTATTCGTTAATAGCAAAAGCAGTTAATAAGAATAATAATGTTTATGCTTTCGATCCTGTAAAAAGAGTTTACGAGAAACTAGTTCAGAATATTGAGTTGAATAATTATGATATTAAGCCTTATCAAATAGCCTTATCAAATAATACGGGAGTAGCAAAAATCTATGATACTGATTCTGAACATACTTATTCCGTTACAGTTAATAAAAATTTAAACACTACAAAAAGTAAAGTTACAGAGATAGATATTGAAACTCTTCGATTGGATGAGTTTATACCGTTAAATAATATTAATAAAATTGATTTAATGAAAATTGATGTTGAAACTCATGAGCCAGAAGTGTTAGAAGGGATGGGAAAATACCTTAGAAATTATAAGCCTACACTTTTAATTGAGATATTGAATGATGAAATTGCAGGAAAGATAGAGTGCCTAATTCAAGATTTAGATTATATCTATTTTAATTTAAATGAACAAGGTTCTATTCAGAAGGTAGATAGTTTAACAAAGAGTGATTATCATAATTTCTTAATTTGTACAACAGCTGTTGCCTTAGATTTAAATCTCTTAGATTGAGTATAAAAGTTGTTCAAATAATAGCGAATACAA from Flavobacteriales bacterium encodes:
- a CDS encoding oligosaccharide flippase family protein translates to MNILKKISVFTGVNVISSGISFLLLPVLTKYLSPEDYGVLSLFTAATSFIVALLSFGTTNIIMVKLYSEKNNFGSYFRTFLGLITLNMLITVVLFLLITMVSPNFMGLPKYLILFVPIVAIGVVFFETISTLMTYKKQTIKFALFSLFKFFIEIGLVILFVIVLNYTWKGRILALFLSLLVIGIFGYRYLVSEDLLKGKLQFVFYKNLLKEGSPLILMSVSIMVMNLSDRFYLEKMVGLKETGLYSVAYSIASIELLVIGASMNVFRPMIYDYLENIKENKKRLLNLSLVFILLTLGIFIIIAFSNEFIFKYFLEVSYESASIFVIPLTLSSLFWGIFSFYISYYLYYKKNRIIGLFSVIGIVINLVLNYYCILYYGAVGAAYATLITYFSIAVLAVIFKGSILKQIKN
- a CDS encoding GIY-YIG nuclease family protein, coding for MYKVYILYSRNFNKIYIGYTSNLEGRFISHNEKATKGYTIKYRPWVIAFFEEFESKSEAIKREKELKSSRGRAFVWEKINELGLIH
- a CDS encoding FkbM family methyltransferase, which gives rise to MKQILKFIYKNIPFKTVVFKGVRMFRLPESIYKHLYFKGVFRVKIKRDQTFQINHYGFQVENDIFWSGLFGRWEKDSLLLWSRLCEKSDVIFDIGANTGVYSLIAKAVNKNNNVYAFDPVKRVYEKLVQNIELNNYDIKPYQIALSNNTGVAKIYDTDSEHTYSVTVNKNLNTTKSKVTEIDIETLRLDEFIPLNNINKIDLMKIDVETHEPEVLEGMGKYLRNYKPTLLIEILNDEIAGKIECLIQDLDYIYFNLNEQGSIQKVDSLTKSDYHNFLICTTAVALDLNLLD
- the era gene encoding GTPase Era encodes the protein MMHKSGFVNIIGNPNVGKSTLMNALVGERLSIITSKAQTTRHRILGIVNDENHQIVFSDTPGVLEPAYKMHQSMMTFVKSALSDADVILFMVEVKENRFRDADILNSLKKTDTPILLLINKIDEVDQQFLEEKVAFWKKELPKAQIYPLSALHGFNIDNIFERIKELLPEGEPYYDKDALTDKPEKFFVSEIIREKILMNYQKEIPYSCEVEVEEYKEFPHIVKIRAIIIVARDSQKGIIIGHQGKELKKIGTEARKDIETFVQNKVFLELYVKVSKDWRDNDNQLKRFGYNQ
- the galE gene encoding UDP-glucose 4-epimerase GalE; amino-acid sequence: MKILITGGAGYIGSHTIIDILENTNWDVISIDNYSTSTETTYQRIEKITGKTIMFYNVDLKDIDATKKVFEENKDIKGIIHFAAHKWVGDSVENPLKYYNNNLIGLTNILTLQKEFNIKSLIFSSSCSVYGNIDTLPVTEKTQLNKAESPYAYTKQVGERIIEDFIYANNQLKAISLRYFNPVGAHISGLNGEIQPIPNNLIPFVTQTAIGKIKQLNVFGNNYNTKDGTCVRDYIHVSDIASAHVAALKTLFENANFPNYDVINLGSGNGVSVLEIINAFEQQNNIKLNYKFGPRRQGDVESIYSDSSKALKVLGWKTNYNINDMVKSAWLWEQNLNKEK
- a CDS encoding sulfotransferase domain-containing protein — protein: MINFLIVGTPKAGTTALHNYLRQHNEIFMPAKKEIHFFGSEFKFGKTRYRKRMTANEYTSFFKDSKNSQIKGETSVFYLYSKDAFLEIKEYNENMKIIIMLRHPVDFLISYHQDALYVGIENEPDFWKALDLEKNRKQGLNIPITNNFEKGLYYSELIDYATHIEKFMKTFKNNVKVILFEEFFSNPTEGYKEVLSFLEVKNNDFKLENFEIINKRRSVKSKKLNALIFKPNRVFRILLRMIFPSEELRLKIFKRVRKLNTSHQQINDLNMEEKIKLQASYLHQINILEKLLNRNLDIWKNKYV
- a CDS encoding acyltransferase — protein: MYRLYRKIFEIKDKVFSKIRIFHLSLKYPGLKIQGDTTIERNCKIVCVDGGILTLKDTHISEGTYIIAAQNAMIQISNSFIGRNCLLSANKEIIIKNDCLIAEMVVVRDHNHNYTLSDELTSSQGNDIGSIYIENNVWIGTKSTVLKGVTIGKNAVVGAHSLVNSNLESNSVNVGVPAKNIKQG